From Cronobacter turicensis z3032, the proteins below share one genomic window:
- the bax gene encoding Protein bax: MSGSLPDLRKYPSGTPRKKAFLRTVMPYITSQNAAISAERNWLISKQYDAQWSPSERARLKDIAKRYKVKWNGNTRRVPWNTLFERVDIIPASMVATMAAAESGWGTSKLARNNNNLFGMKCASKRCNNEPGKVKGYSHFNSVKESVNAYAVNLNTHPAYASFRKSRLQLRKADQEVTASNMIHKLQGYSTKGKSYNNYLFAMYQDNQHLLATN, from the coding sequence ATAAGTGGTTCACTGCCTGATTTGCGAAAATACCCTTCCGGAACACCACGGAAAAAAGCGTTTCTCCGGACCGTCATGCCTTACATTACCAGCCAGAATGCAGCGATTTCGGCTGAGCGTAACTGGCTTATCTCAAAGCAGTACGACGCCCAGTGGTCGCCGTCCGAGCGCGCGCGCCTGAAAGATATCGCGAAGCGTTACAAGGTAAAATGGAACGGCAATACGCGCCGCGTACCGTGGAATACGCTGTTTGAACGTGTCGATATTATTCCGGCCAGCATGGTTGCGACCATGGCAGCGGCGGAAAGCGGCTGGGGAACCTCGAAACTTGCCCGTAATAACAACAACTTGTTCGGCATGAAATGCGCCAGCAAGCGTTGTAATAACGAACCAGGCAAAGTGAAAGGATATTCTCACTTTAACTCTGTTAAAGAATCCGTTAATGCGTATGCGGTGAATCTCAATACGCATCCGGCTTATGCTTCTTTCCGCAAATCCCGCCTGCAACTGCGTAAAGCGGATCAGGAAGTGACGGCCAGCAATATGATCCATAAGCTGCAGGGCTATTCCACCAAAGGGAAAAGCTATAACAATTATCTGTTTGCCATGTATCAGGATAATCAGCACCTGCTGGCAACTAATTAA
- the malS gene encoding Alpha-amylase, producing the protein MALAQWSAPDLPAFQEKTPGVFVSQGPLVKGVQPLRLTQDNACWQPAGPVKLNQMLSLTPCVDPAPEWRRFRDGNYQVQIDTRSGTPTLMLSIEQEAQKAVAEVTRQCPKWDGKPLTVSVKETFPEGSVVRDFYSGSIATVTQGQITLTPAPGSNGLLLLERAESPAQAAFNWHNATVYFVLTDRFVNGDPTNDNSYGRYKDGLQEIGTFHGGDLKGLTSKLDYLQTLGVNALWISSPLEQIHGWVGGGAKGDFPHYAYHGYYPQDWTKLDANIGTPEDLRQLVDEAHRRGIRVLFDVVMNHTGYATLADMQQFQFGALYLKGDELKKTLGEHWTDWRPGPGQNWHSFNDYINFSDKAAWEKWWGKKWIRTDIGDYDSPGFDDLTLSLTFLPDLKTESTQPSGLPNFYQHKPDSAAQRIDGATPRDYLTRWLSQWVRDYGIDGFRVDTAKHVELAAWQQLKNEASAALVEWKAKNPDKKLDDAPFWMTGESWGHGVMQSDYYRHGFDAMINFDYQEQAAKAADCFANIDTVWQQMAEKLQSYNALSYLSSHDTRLFREGGPRAAELLLLTPGAVQIFYGDESERPFGPTGSDPLQGTRSDMNWQALDGKSAATLAHWQKLGQFRARHPAIGSGKQTTLSLKEGYGFVRQQDDDTVMVIWAGQQ; encoded by the coding sequence ATCGCGCTTGCGCAGTGGTCCGCTCCCGATCTGCCTGCGTTTCAGGAAAAGACACCCGGCGTGTTTGTCAGCCAGGGGCCGCTGGTTAAAGGCGTTCAGCCGTTGCGGCTGACGCAGGACAACGCCTGCTGGCAACCTGCCGGGCCTGTTAAACTCAACCAGATGCTCTCCCTGACGCCATGCGTTGACCCGGCGCCCGAGTGGCGACGCTTTCGCGATGGCAATTATCAGGTGCAGATAGACACACGATCCGGCACCCCGACGCTGATGCTGAGCATCGAGCAGGAAGCGCAAAAAGCGGTGGCGGAAGTCACACGCCAGTGTCCGAAGTGGGACGGTAAACCGCTTACGGTTTCCGTAAAAGAGACATTCCCGGAAGGCAGCGTGGTGCGCGATTTTTACAGCGGCAGTATCGCCACGGTCACGCAGGGGCAAATCACGCTGACGCCCGCGCCCGGCAGCAACGGGCTTCTGCTGCTGGAACGCGCTGAGTCCCCTGCCCAGGCCGCGTTCAACTGGCACAACGCCACCGTCTATTTCGTCCTGACCGATCGCTTTGTAAACGGTGACCCGACCAATGACAACAGCTATGGCCGCTATAAAGATGGCCTGCAGGAGATAGGCACTTTTCACGGCGGCGATCTCAAAGGGCTGACCAGCAAGCTGGATTATCTGCAAACGCTCGGCGTCAACGCGCTATGGATAAGCTCGCCGCTGGAACAGATCCACGGCTGGGTCGGCGGCGGCGCCAAAGGCGATTTTCCGCACTATGCCTACCACGGCTATTATCCGCAGGACTGGACGAAACTGGATGCCAACATAGGGACACCGGAGGATTTACGCCAGCTGGTCGATGAAGCGCACCGGCGCGGCATTCGGGTATTGTTCGACGTGGTCATGAACCACACGGGCTACGCAACGCTCGCCGATATGCAGCAGTTCCAGTTCGGCGCGCTCTACCTGAAAGGCGATGAACTGAAAAAGACGCTTGGCGAACACTGGACCGACTGGCGCCCTGGGCCGGGCCAGAACTGGCACAGCTTTAATGACTATATTAATTTCAGCGATAAAGCCGCCTGGGAAAAATGGTGGGGCAAAAAGTGGATCCGCACGGATATCGGCGACTACGACAGCCCTGGCTTTGACGATCTCACGCTGTCGCTCACCTTTTTACCGGATCTGAAAACGGAATCGACGCAGCCTTCCGGCCTGCCGAACTTTTACCAGCACAAACCGGATAGCGCGGCACAGCGTATCGACGGCGCCACGCCGCGCGATTACCTGACCCGCTGGCTCAGCCAGTGGGTGCGCGATTACGGTATCGATGGCTTCCGTGTAGATACGGCGAAACACGTTGAGCTGGCCGCCTGGCAGCAGCTGAAAAACGAAGCCAGCGCAGCGCTCGTCGAATGGAAAGCCAAAAACCCGGATAAAAAGCTTGATGACGCGCCGTTCTGGATGACCGGCGAGTCCTGGGGTCACGGCGTAATGCAGAGCGATTACTACCGTCACGGTTTCGACGCGATGATTAACTTCGATTACCAGGAACAGGCCGCGAAAGCCGCGGACTGTTTCGCGAATATCGATACGGTCTGGCAGCAGATGGCGGAAAAACTTCAGAGTTACAACGCGCTGAGCTACCTCTCCTCCCATGATACCCGGCTGTTCCGCGAAGGCGGGCCGCGGGCGGCAGAGCTGCTTTTGCTCACGCCCGGCGCGGTGCAGATTTTTTACGGCGACGAGAGTGAACGGCCTTTCGGGCCGACAGGCTCCGATCCGCTCCAGGGTACGCGATCGGATATGAACTGGCAGGCTCTTGACGGCAAAAGCGCGGCGACGCTGGCGCACTGGCAAAAGCTCGGGCAGTTCCGCGCGCGTCATCCGGCCATCGGCAGCGGCAAGCAGACGACGCTTTCATTGAAAGAGGGCTATGGGTTTGTCCGCCAGCAGGATGACGATACCGTTATGGTTATCTGGGCGGGCCAGCAGTAA
- the avtA gene encoding Valine--pyruvate aminotransferase: MTFSLFGDKFTRHAGITRLMEDLNDGLRTPGAIMLGGGNPAQIPAMNHYFQELLASMLESGKVTDALCNYDGPRGKSELLVALAGMLRKEFGWDVEPQNIALTNGSQSAFFYLFNLFAGRQADGTSKKVLFPLAPEYIGYADSGLEEDLFVSARPNIELLPEGQFKYHVDFEHLHIGPETGMICVSRPTNPTGNVITDNELIKLDALAHQHNIPLVIDNAYGLPFPGIIFSEARPLWNPNIILCMSLSKLGLPGSRCGIIIGNEKVISAISNMNGIISLAPGGIGPAMACEMIKRNDLLRLSQEVIKPFYQQRVQETIATLRRYLSPERCLIHKPEGAIFLWLWFKDLPITTELLYQRLKKRGVLMVPGDFFFPGLDKPWPHTHQCMRMNYVPEPEKIEAGVKILAEEIERAWQEAGQ, from the coding sequence ATGACGTTTTCACTTTTCGGCGACAAATTTACCCGCCATGCAGGCATTACGCGCCTCATGGAGGATCTCAACGACGGATTACGCACCCCCGGGGCTATTATGCTGGGCGGCGGAAACCCGGCGCAAATCCCGGCGATGAACCACTATTTTCAGGAGCTGCTGGCCTCAATGCTGGAAAGCGGCAAAGTGACTGATGCGCTTTGTAATTATGACGGTCCGCGCGGAAAAAGTGAGCTACTGGTAGCCCTGGCGGGCATGTTGCGAAAAGAGTTTGGCTGGGATGTCGAACCACAGAATATTGCACTGACAAACGGCAGTCAGAGCGCATTTTTCTACTTGTTTAACCTGTTTGCCGGTCGTCAGGCGGACGGGACGTCGAAAAAAGTGCTGTTCCCGCTGGCCCCCGAATACATCGGTTATGCGGATTCCGGGCTGGAGGAGGACTTGTTCGTCTCCGCGCGTCCGAACATCGAACTGCTGCCGGAAGGCCAGTTTAAATATCATGTCGATTTCGAGCATCTGCATATCGGCCCGGAAACCGGCATGATCTGCGTATCGCGACCGACTAACCCCACCGGCAACGTGATCACCGACAACGAGCTGATTAAGCTCGACGCGCTGGCCCATCAGCACAACATTCCGCTGGTGATTGATAACGCCTATGGTCTGCCGTTCCCGGGCATCATCTTCAGCGAGGCGCGCCCGCTCTGGAACCCGAATATCATTCTGTGCATGAGCCTCTCCAAGCTCGGCCTGCCAGGCAGCCGCTGCGGCATTATCATCGGCAATGAAAAAGTGATCTCGGCTATCAGCAACATGAACGGGATCATCAGCCTGGCGCCGGGCGGCATCGGGCCTGCGATGGCCTGCGAAATGATTAAGCGCAACGATCTGCTGCGTCTGTCGCAGGAGGTGATCAAGCCTTTCTACCAGCAGCGCGTTCAGGAGACGATCGCCACGCTTCGTCGTTATCTGTCACCGGAACGCTGCCTCATTCACAAGCCAGAAGGCGCGATTTTCCTGTGGCTGTGGTTTAAAGATTTGCCGATCACCACCGAGCTGCTCTACCAGCGCCTGAAAAAACGCGGCGTGCTGATGGTGCCGGGCGATTTCTTCTTCCCGGGGCTCGATAAGCCGTGGCCGCATACGCATCAGTGTATGCGCATGAACTATGTGCCGGAGCCGGAGAAAATCGAGGCGGGCGTGAAAATTCTGGCGGAAGAGATTGAGCGCGCCTGGCAGGAAGCGGGCCAGTAA